In Deltaproteobacteria bacterium, the DNA window AGCGGTGACGAGAAGGCGTGCGAGCTGCGCGGCGGCGACTTGATCGTCGGGTCGGAGCCGGAGCGCCGTATCGAAGGAACGGATCGCCGCCTCGCGATCGCCGAGCGATAGCCAGGCCCGCCCCTGCAAGAGGTGCAGGTCGGGGTCCGCCGGAAATCGTGCGATTCCATCGGCCGCAGTAGAGATCGCCTCGCTGGCGCGGTCGACGAGGAG includes these proteins:
- a CDS encoding tetratricopeptide repeat protein gives rise to the protein MFSLLPASSLPYREAATFFLLVDRASEAISTAADGIARFPADPDLHLLQGRAWLSLGDREAAIRSFDTALRLRPDDQVAAAQLARLLVTARKDAASRARALALVRNLKVDHPSDEEVLTAMSEAGQLARDIDAAHSPR